Proteins from one Candida orthopsilosis Co 90-125, chromosome 2 draft sequence genomic window:
- a CDS encoding Zpr1 protein with putative zinc finger — protein MNNSDSHIDKKARLSMSEENNNNHNQETFANVGDQAQSVDNTVRQTGAADAEGHPVQEVESLCMNCHKNGTTRLLLTRIPYFREVIIMSFECPHCGFKNSEIQPAAQVAEKGARYILKVEDKKDFNRQVVKSETATVKFNELDIEIPPKRGQLINIEGILQDMIIDLEADQEERKKLQPELYQKIQEVIDKINSYINAEPGTLPLTVSIDDPAGNSWIEYVPGEPAHKWAMYEYNRTAEQNVFLGLISADDVAKHKQEEIENKKQATVANVSSSLNKKEEPSTVVGLSDATEIENLENEVQTFDATCSACYKPCSTHMKSVNIPHFKEVIIMSTVCDHCGYKSNEVKTGGEIPAKGKRIVLKITDPEDLARDILKSETCGLNIPELNLDLTPGTLGGRFTTIEGLLNQVSTELHTRVFTQTSDSMDEETKTRWVTFFAKLQDAIDGKIGFTIDMVDPLAASYIQNVYAPDNDPNMIIEEFDRTFDQNEGLGLNDIKTD, from the coding sequence ATGAATAACTCTGATTCCCATATCGATAAAAAAGCAAGATTACTGATGTCAGAGGAGAACAAtaacaaccacaaccaaGAAACTTTTGCCAATGTTGGAGACCAAGCTCAAAGTGTTGACAATACAGTCAGACAAACCGGAGCAGCCGATGCAGAAGGACATCCAGTTCAAGAAGTTGAATCATTGTGTATGAATTGTCATAAAAACGGTACAACCAGATTACTTTTAACAAGAATTCCATATTTCAGAGAAGTTATCATAATGTCATTCGAGTGCCCTCATTGTGGATTTAAAAACAGTGAAATTCAACCAGCTGCTCAAGTTGCCGAGAAGGGAGCAAGatatattttgaaagttgAGGATAAGAAAGACTTCAACAGACAAGTAGTTAAATCAGAAACAGCAACGGTCAAATTCAACGAATTagatattgaaattccTCCCAAGAGGGGCCAGTTGATCAATATTGAAGGTATTTTACAAGATATGattattgatttggaagCTGATCAAGAGGAGAGAAAGAAGTTGCAACCGGAGTTAtatcaaaagattcaaGAAGTGATAGATAAGATCAATCTGTATATCAATGCTGAACCAGGTACTTTACCCTTAACTGTCAGTATTGATGATCCAGCAGGCAACTCATGGATTGAATATGTACCAGGAGAGCCAGCACATAAATGGGCCATGTATGAATACAACAGAACTGCTGAACAAAACGTGTTCTTAGGACTTATATCAGCAGACGATGTCGCCAAGCACAAGCAAGAAGAAATAGAGAATAAAAAGCAGGCCACTGTTGCTAATGTGTCTTCAAGCTTAAACAAGAAAGAGGAACCATCAACAGTGGTGGGATTATCCGATGCTacagaaattgaaaaccTTGAAAATGAAGTGCAGACCTTTGATGCCACTTGTTCAGCATGCTACAAACCTTGTTCTACACACATGAAATCAGTCAACATCCCTCATTTTAAGGAAGTTATAATCATGTCTACTGTATGTGATCATTGTGGATACAAGTCAAATGAAGTGAAAACCGGTGGTGAAATCCCAGCCAAGGGAAAAAGAATAGTGTTGAAAATCACTGACCCAGAAGATTTGGCTAgagatattttgaaatcggAAACTTGTGGATTAAATATTCctgaattgaatttggatttgacGCCTGGAACATTGGGTGGTAGATTCACCACAATTGAAGGATTATTGAATCAAGTTTCAACCGAGTTACATACGCGAGTATTCACTCAAACTTCAGATTCAATGGATGAAGAAACCAAAACTAGATGGGTTACGTTTTTTGCCAAGTTGCAAGATGCCATTGatggaaaaattggattcaCTATTGATATGGTTGATCCATTAGCTGCTTCCTATATTCAGAATGTCTATGCTCCAGACAATGATCCAAATATgattattgaagaatttgatagaacttttgatcaaaacGAGGGCTTAGGATTGAACGATATAAAAACTGAttag
- a CDS encoding Cch1 voltage-gated Ca2+ channel of the high affinity calcium uptake system, which translates to MDRKFTSANTPNFVISQVSDSEGNALENNSSVVSQSTQESISYDEDFDPNKTYIRSPSARGSQQIPTSSENPFQTSPLLPRRKSHGPTFSANNPFRADQFLTPQDEPGQLLGDSFQHSPIIQGSLDENDLKDLREGLKFALGTSNENAKWFPVATPTKEEPPKFPTIKLGDDESENVNYTSNIPLQDLSLLQKAHSGDESRSSLHSPSPFADYNDNSSLQKPRSPSRDVEPNLDYLEAGLLNPHGHKESPAHTSSKFTDAIARISNRVAGTGDKRDDQPDKDQLGLTQVRSHGSSHIKTPVKEYSSFVEPGEQSFRFSPSPGKESKNLPEFTVTTDKGESVYNETTFSQGLGVYLHSSSDLNLAQSASVQDVSSQGSFLNQQAPSIQTHQTNGTVQSHKQVLYGKSLGIFSPTSKLRQTCHALLQNQLTTSFLLLVLVFQVILLSYRQWDPHNLEGYYKSGYNWADYLLIVINVIYTVEIIAQVIAYGLVNDRAMFKELEVEYPPDLFDYTGLQIHQMMDVFKQSFIHPFRVKKGGRKDEKTKHEMQDEHNDSSGDDQLNYRNNDVSDDGSASFERLLDSRTSVDYNLQNKYEFNSFHDDEIGATSRPKTEKQAPPEGYRLRSANTFYKGNDHKKLDSQLKRAFLRKSWQRLDFISSFCFWISLLLSINHYDAKHHIMLFRALSCLRILRLCNLTAGTNTILTACKIALPQLIDVSIFISFFWLFFGIIGVQSFKSSLTRHCVWTNPDDPSDTYVNSDSFCGSFIGLDGSKRSYLTREGEPSGVIKGYRCPKYSQCISGDNPYNGTVSFDNILQSLEMVFVIMSANTFTDIMYQTMDTDNMAACIFFIAGIFVMTVWLLNVFIAVIVASFNVSRLEAAKQQKRQGAGWRFFRKFNEEGKHYNERIKELEKKNQYLKLYRKFEFLFVILIAVSLFVQCFRSSRMSDHRRHLLYRFEASFTSVLLGEIIVRFFLHFPQWRLFFLSKRNCFDLFLAIVTFVIIINPIKEKMGHVYYWLTVFQLMRFYRVVLATSITRNLWLKIMKNIRIIFDLALFYFILLFLVSIILARYFEGTIPHDELDDVEWPMNNLPASFIALYIITSTENWTDVMYSLQEYAGTTSARSFGSIFLVMWFILSNMVILNIFIAVIANTLQVSEEGKRKRQLLQFIEVMTNKLQSVHEESGLLKKVKAKIFKRKGGKDELEKAVVNLLLSGTAVQDFLNRDLDAEIEEEEDEDANDEMKTLSSNKWKRWIEVNFARVINTFSNPFHFNKSRKKTKFKLENFDPSSFANNIIKERNALLSQQNKFLEANPRYNYVFYIIGPRHKLRRLCQRMVKSSHGERIDGVPPYRPVSESIVVLTFLATVALVVLACYMTPIFRMKNHDQGWIFWSEYVFALFFTVEFLIKVLADGLIFTPNAYCRSSWNLIDLIVLISLWIESIAYLKNDGNLSRIVRGLKALRALRLLTISETAKSNFHNTMIAGFGKIINAAIISLCLLFPFSIWGLNIFNGRLGYCIDSESPESECINEYKNEVFNWNVVSPNVYTNPQLEFNRFATSFATLYEIVSFEGWTDLLADVMKSTGVGTVPEKNATPFNGFFVVLFNFISTIFILTLFISVIISNYSRTTGRAYMTTDQISWYQIKKILVQVRPSKRKDYYSLSYFRRFCYKMTVERNPIWHRILNCFLAFHALALLLECFPSSDSLNLFRTIVYTITSVLFFVNAVMLAIAQGLRTYLHYKWNIFNLFVSFGAFTTTVIAFPVNDNSPFMNFNKLFLVAILLFIIPRSNRLSQLLRFASASLPALISLSYTWIIVFLVFAIAMNQIFGLTRLGSNGTGNLNLRSVPKTLIVLFRCSFGEGWNYIMEDYTVSSPFCTSEGSSDRNDCGSKQYAYILFIAWNLISMYIFLNMFISLILDSFDYINQKTDYSELIQREEIRKFKRAWQKFDPQGSGYIKPIDLPKFLHSLEGTLSFRSYRGELEIKELCRKWIKRNNPNDPYDVKVDFDCIDETMNQMDIPKIRERRKAFDMFVEEALLTMELNEDPGVSFTRIILQLPLYTTFDTGKCFNLIDYLERQLLINKVVKKMHTKRVYETIAAYACRWKYQKDKKLGIRDSNIAFDTRLRRTSYLVNEDLQINTDFPRRSVTDENTDPNEPAPDSDPDNDDAQQPLKRSSVISGDPGISSGVYYPNSPLLKTSHQMSPPSPSKTRKPNLSISIPHNNFEESGLLDDDITYSPFADSAAPRSAQRNSLEEIIESSRWRDALGDLTMKHKKK; encoded by the coding sequence CTAAGAGAAGGTTTAAAATTTGCCTTGGGTACAAGTAATGAAAATGCAAAATGGTTTCCTGTTGCAACTCCAACCAAAGAGGAACCACCAAAGTTTCCAACTATCAAATTAGGGGATGATGAGAGTGAAAATGTCAACTATACATCAAACATACCACTTCAAGATCTTAGTCTACTACAGAAAGCTCATTCTGGTGACGAAAGCAGATCGTCATTACATTCTCCATCGCCATTTGCAGATTACAATGACAATTCATCGTTACAAAAACCGCGCTCACCTAGTCGAGATGTGGAGCCCAATTTGGACTATTTAGAGGCAGGTCTTCTTAATCCGCACGGACACAAGGAACTGCCGGCTCatacatcttcaaaattcaCTGATGCAATTGCAAGGATATCAAATCGTGTTGCCGGTACAGGTGATAAAAGAGACGATCAGCCTGACAAAGATCAACTTGGTTTGACACAAGTAAGATCACACGGAAGCTCACATATAAAGACCCCGGTGAAGgaatattcatcatttgtGGAGCCTGGAGAACAATCCTTCAGGTTTAGTCCCAGTCCTGGTAAAGAGTCAAAAAATTTGCCTGAGTTCACTGTTACCACTGATAAGGGAGAGTCAGTATACAACGAGACTACATTTTCACAAGGGTTAGGGGTCTACTTGCACAGTTCGAGCGATTTGAATTTAGCACAGAGTGCACTGGTGCAGGATGTCAGTTCTCAAGGTTCTTTTCTAAATCAACAAGCCCCTTCTATCCAAACGCATCAAACAAATGGAACTGTTCAATCGCATAAACAAGTTTTGTACGGAAAGTCACTCGGAATCTTTTCGCCCACTTCGAAACTAAGACAAACATGTCATGCGTTactacaaaatcaattgacaacTCTGTTTTTATTGCTCGTCTTAGTATTTCAGGTAATATTATTGAGTTATCGACAATGGGATCCGCATAATTTGGAGGGATACTATAAATCGGGCTACAATTGGGCAGATTATTTGCTAATCGTTATCAATGTCATCTACACTGTGGAAATAATTGCACAGGTGATTGCATACGGTCTTGTGAATGATCGAGCTATGTTTAAAGAATTAGAAGTTGAATATCCTCCTGACCTTTTTGATTATACTGGTTTgcaaattcatcaaatgatggACGTTTTCAAGCAAAGTTTTATCCATCCTTTCAGGGTTAAAAAAGGGGGCAGAAAAGACGAAAAGACAAAACATGAAATGCAAGATGAGCATAATGATTCCAGTGGTGACGATCAACTCAATTACAGAAATAATGATGTAAGTGATGATGGAAGCGCCTCTTTTGAGAGGTTACTAGACTCCCGAACATCAGTGGATtacaatttgcaaaacaaatacGAGTTTAACCTGTTTCACGATGACGAAATTGGTGCGACATCTAGACCAAAGACGGAGAAACAAGCACCTCCAGAGGGCTATAGACTAAGATCAGCAAATACTTTTTACAAAGGCAATGACCATAAGAAACTTGACTCGCAATTGAAGAGGGCATTTCTTCGTAAAAGTTGGCAAAGACTTGATTTTATTTCactgttttgtttttggatttCCCTTTTGTTGTCCATCAATCACTATGATGCAAAACACCACATCATGTTGTTCCGAGCTTTAAGTTGTTTAAGAATTTTGAGATTGTGCAACTTAACTGCTGGTACCAATACGATCCTTACAGCTTGCAAAATTGCATTGCCCCAACTTATTGATGTGTCCATCTTCATATCcttcttttggttgtttTTCGGTATAATTGGTGTTCAATCATTCAAGTCATCACTTACGAGACATTGCGTATGGACGAATCCGGATGACCCTTCCGACACTTATGTCAATTCTGATCTGTTTTGTGGTTCATTCATTGGCCTAGATGGTCTGAAGCGGTCTTATTTGACACGTGAGGGGGAGCCGTCAGGTGTAATAAAAGGATATCGATGCCCCAAATATTCTCAATGTATATCCGGCGATAACCCTTACAATGGCACAGTTAGTTTCGATAACATCTTGCAATCTTTGGAAATGGTTTTCGTTATAATGAGTGCAAACACCTTCACAGATATTATGTATCAAACTATGGACACCGATAACATGGCTGCATGCATATTCTTTATTGCGGGTATCTTTGTCATGACTGTATGGTTGCTCAATGTTTTCATCGCAGTGATTGTTGCTTCTTTCAATGTCAGTAGGTTGGAAGCAGctaaacaacaaaagagacAAGGAGCAGGATGGAGGTTTTTTAGAAAGTTCAATGAAGAAGGGAAGCACTACAATGAACGAATTAAAGaattggagaagaagaatcaaTACCTTAAGCTCTACCGCAAATTTGAGTTTTTATTCGTGATTCTTATTGCAGTAAGTTTATTTGTTCAGTGTTTTCGTTCAAGCAGAATGTCTGACCATCGCCGTCACTTGCTTTATCGTTTCGAAGCTAGTTTTACTAGTGTGCTTTTGGGGGAAATTATTGTCAgattttttcttcatttccCTCAATGGCGGTTGTTTTTCCTTTCCAAAAGAAACTGCTTTGACCTCTTCTTGGCAATCGTCACTTTCGTTATAATCATAAACCCTATAAAGGAGAAAATGGGACACGTGTACTACTGGTTGACTGTGTTTCAGTTAATGAGATTTTACAGAGTGGTGTTGGCTACTTCAATTACAAGAAACTTGTGGTTAAAGATTATGAAAAACATTCGAATTATTTTCGATTTGGCATTATTCtatttcattttgttgttcttggttAGTATCATTTTGGCAAGGTATTTTGAAGGCACCATTCCCCATGATGAACTTGATGATGTGGAATGGCCCATGAATAACTTGCCTGCTTCATTCATTGCGTTATACATAATCACATCAACTGAAAATTGGACTGATGTAATGTATTCGTTGCAAGAATACGCAGGTACAACATCGGCAAGATCATTCGGATCGATATTTTTGGTAATGTGGTTTATTTTGTCCAATATGGTTATCTTGAATATTTTCATTGCTGTCATTGCAAATACTTTGCAAGTTTcagaagaaggaaaaagaaaacgtCAACTCTTACAATTCATTGAAGTCATGACAAACAAGTTACAAAGTGTACATGAAGAGTCCggtttgttgaaaaaggtAAAAGcgaaaattttcaaacgAAAGGGAGGCAaggatgaattggaaaaggCAGTGGTTAACTTGCTACTTAGTGGAACTGCAGTGCAAGATTTTTTAAATAGAGACTTGGATGCTGAAatagaagaagaggaggatgaagatgcaAACGATGAGATGAAAACCTTGTCTTCGAATAAATGGAAAAGATGGATTGAAGTCAATTTTGCACGAGTTATCAACACATTTAGCAACCCTTTccatttcaacaaactgAGGAAAAAGACTAAATTCAAACTTGAGAATTTTGATCCATCGAGTTTCGCAAAtaatatcatcaaagaAAGAAACGCATTGTTGAGTCAACAAAATAAGTTCTTAGAGGCAAACCCAAGGTACAACTATGTGTTTTACATCATTGGTCCAAGACACAAATTGCGAAGACTATGTCAGAGAATGGTGAAATCAAGTCATGGAGAAAGAATTGACGGTGTCCCACCATACAGACCAGTTTCTGAAAGTATTGTCGTGCTCACATTTCTTGCGACTGTTGCATTGGTTGTACTTGCATGTTACATGACACCAATTTTCAGAATGAAGAATCATGACCAAGGCTGGATTTTTTGGTCAGAATATGTCTttgctttgtttttcaCAGTTGAATTTCTAATCAAAGTGTTGGCTGATGGACTCATATTCACCCCAAATGCTTATTGTCGTTCATCATGGaatttaattgatttgattgttttgatatCGTTATGGATTGAATCGATTGCGTACCTTAAGAACGATGGTAACTTATCGAGAATTGTCAGAGGTTTAAAAGCTTTGAGAGCATTGAGACTTTTGACGATCAGCGAAACGGCCAAATCCAATTTCCACAACACAATGATTGCaggatttggaaaaattatcaacgCGGCAATcatttctctttgtttgtTATTCCCTTTCTCGATTTGGGGATTGAATATCTTCAATGGACGGTTGGGCTATTGTATTGATCTGGAATCGCCAGAAAGTGAATGTATCAATGAATACAAGAATGAGGTCTTTAATTGGAATGTTGTTAGTCCAAATGTGTACACTAACCCTCAATTGGAATTCAATAGGTTCGCAACATCGTTTGCTACATTATACGAAATCGTTTCATTTGAAGGTTGGACGGACTTGTTAGCAGACGTAATGAAAAGTACAGGAGTGGGAACAGTACCTGAAAAGAATGCCACACCATTCAATggtttctttgttgttttattcaatttcattagTACGATTTTCATCTTGACTTTGTTCATTTCGGTCATCATCAGTAACTATTCAAGAACAACTGGAAGGGCATATATGACAACAGATCAAATTTCGTGGTACCAgatcaagaaaatattgGTGCAAGTTCGTCCGtcgaaaagaaaagacTACTATCTGTTATCATATTTTAGAAGATTTTGCTATAAAATGACAGTTGAAAGAAACCCCATTTGGCACAGAATcttgaattgttttttgGCATTTCATGCATTAGCCTTGTTACTTGAATGTTTTCCATCTTCAGATAGTCTCAATCTTTTCAGAACCATCGTTTATACCATCACTTCTGTGTTGTTCTTTGTGAATGCTGTGATGTTGGCTATTGCACAAGGATTGAGAACATATTTGCATTATAAATGgaacatcttcaacttgtttgtCTCGTTTGGAGCTTTTACGACAACAGTTATTGCGTTTCCTGTGAACGATAATTCTCCATTTATGAACTTCAACAAGTTATTCTTGGTTGCAATTTTGCTATTTATCATTCCAAGAAGTAACCGATTGAGTCAATTGTTACGTTTTGCATCAGCTTCATTACCAgcattgatttcattgtCGTATACTTGGATTATCGTGTTTTTAGTGTTTGCAATTGCcatgaatcaaatttttggGTTGACTCGTCTTGGATCTAATGGAACAGGTAACTTAAACTTGAGATCAGTTCCCAAAacattgattgttttatttAGGTGCAGTTTCGGAGAAGGTTGGAATTATATCATGGAGGATTATACAGTTTCTTCGCCTTTTTGTACATCCGAAGGAAGTTCTGATCGAAATGATTGTGGAAGTAAGCAATACGCATACATCTTGTTCATCGCATGGaatttgatatcaatgTACATTTTCCTCAATATGTTCATATCATTAATCTTGGATAGTTTCGATTACATCAACCAAAAGACGGATTACAGTGAATTGATTCAGCGTGAAGAAATCAGAAAATTTAAACGAGCATGGcaaaaatttgatccaCAAGGTAGTGGATACATAAAGCCAATTGATTTACCCAAGTTTCTTCACTCATTAGAAGGAACACTTTCATTCAGATCGTATAGAGGAGAGTTGGAAATCAAGGAACTTTGTCGCAAGTGGATCAAGAGAAATAATCCAAATGATCCCTATGACgtcaaagttgattttgattgcaTTGATGAGACAATGAATCAGATGGATATTCCAAAGATCAGAGAGAGAAGGAAAGCATTTGATATGTTTGTTGAGGAGGCTTTGTTGACCATGGAACTTAATGAGGACCCTGGGGTATCATTTACTCGAATTATTTTGCAGCTACCACTTTATACAACATTTGATACTGGTAAGTGTTTTAATCTCATTGATTATTTGGAGCGTCAGTTATTGATTAACAAAGTTGTTAAGAAGATGCATACAAAGAGAGTCTATGAAACAATTGCAGCGTATGCATGTAGATGGAAGTATCAAAAAGACAAGAAATTGGGAATAAGGGATAGTAATATTGCCTTTGATACAAGGTTACGGAGAACAAGCTACTTAGTAAATGAAGATTTGCAGATAAACACTGATTTCCCTCGAAGATCTGTCACTGATGAAAATACTGATCCCAACGAGCCGGCGCCAGATTCAGATCCcgataatgatgatgccCAACAACCACTTAAGCGGAGCTCAGTTATTTCTGGAGATCCCGGAATATCAAGTGGTGTATACTATCCAAATTCACCTCTTTTGAAAACGTCACATCAAATGCTGCCACCATCACCGtccaaaacaagaaaacCAAACTTATCAATCAGCATTCCGCACAATAACTTTGAAGAATCGGGTTtacttgatgatgatataaCGTATTCCCCATTTGCTGATAGCGCAGCTCCAAGAAGTGCTCAACGAAACTCATTAGAAGAGAttattgaatcatcaaGATGGAGAGATGCATTAGGAGATTTAACAATGAAGCATAAGAAGAAATAA